In the Ricinus communis isolate WT05 ecotype wild-type chromosome 3, ASM1957865v1, whole genome shotgun sequence genome, TTAACTCATTTTTGAGAATCAACCCAAAGCTGATTGTTATGTTCCCTACCTGTTTTCTCATCTCATGCCCAGGATCATTCCTAACGTTTGCTAGCTTGCTTAATTAAAATCACTACGATGGCAAAGTTCGTTTGCATCCTCAGGTTATTCAGACTACTATTGGGATCCACTGTTGATTCTAAACATCAGTTCTTAAATGTGTAAAGCTCCTCTTGGATTTGTTAAAAATGATCAATCATAACACTAATCTGAGTGGTGAAAAACATGTATTTAGTCATTTATAAGAGTAAAAATACGTCTAAATTAAACAGAGTTCATCTACTTAACAGCTATGATTACACGTTACAAAGGCGGCGGATGAGCTTTTAGCGACGGCAACGCGTGGCGTATTTTATGTTTAAGATGCATGGTTTAGTTGTGGTAAAGCGTTATTTAAGCTAATGGAGATTCGGATTCTGCTTGTTGGTGGTAGCTGACCTAAGATATGTACCAAATGACATATTAATAAGGAAAATCAGATCCATTGGTTCTTTTGGTTTGTGGTATATGTacatttctattaattaatttaatttatggtTTTGTTGGATACCCCCACTCTTAAAAGAAAAGCTGATCTCTATGTTTTGAGGTATATGTACCCAAAaacattttaattagttatatacAAAAGTAATCTAAAAGGAATTATAAGCAAAAGCAGCATTAGCTAATAATTAAAGCAGACagcatataattattattattattagtgtgATAAAGTAAGATTAAGGGAATAAGGTTAAAGTTAATTAAAGGGTATTGGATGAGGTATAACTTGAATTAGCAACAAAGTATGATCCTGGCTTTAAGGAATATTGCAAAAGCTCAAAGGAATGagaataaaatgtatatatacaatataaatatgtcGCTAggtttctttttatcaattaaactGAATTGTTAATAAAACCCAGGAATTGAATAATGTAGCTAGGTTTATAGTTCTGTTTTTCCAAGCAATCTCATATTTGGTTAATATGCCATATTCCCATTTAAAGAGTTATTTAAATCACAGTAGGATGAGAACCTTGGATTTATTCCTTATATATAACtaactcatttttattattcatctttttcaACTGGATTTTTCTTATCATTAATATAGTTTACTTCATTTCTGAATCACTAGAAACCAcatattccttttcttttttaatatagttctAATAAACGTCTATTCAGAGATGTCATTTctcatttataataatattatatttagatgTCTCAATCTGCTGtggaaataaattaatatgaattcTTTTCCACCATGTAAGTAAATGGAAGAATCAAGTTGAttacttttgatttctttgagATGTACGGGAGAACCATGTTAACTTAATTCATTACTTAGCAAAGAAAATCAATTCTACCAGCTGTTTTAGCCATATATccatgtgtttttcttttttaactaaTATAAGATCAAACGTTCAAGAGGTGAAGTACTTGGATTATTAATCAGAAGAAGATGGATATGAagttcttccttcttcctacACCTCTAGCCTCAGTCGATACTTAAAATTAGAGTGGCCTACAGTCTTCTGAAAATGTCGTCACTATTTCATCCCGATAAAGAAGCTGGCTGGATAACAGAATGTCACTATTGCTATTGATGGGTCATGTTTGATCCTAGAATTCGAGCTGTTAGGATTAGTTATGAAACTAAATAATTGCTATATACAAACAGCAACAACTGAAATATTCagaacaaacaaaaagaataacaaCCATGATTTGGCTATATCATGTTTAACAGGCGGTCACCGATTTAAATAGACGAgatgtttatttttaacacaaaaCTTTCACATTTCACAGAGCTGAAATAATAACCACTCCTCCAAATATAGTGAAACCTGTTATAGAACTGTAACGTGGACAAGAGAGTTTCACTCCGAACCTCCAGTTTTCAAGAACCCATTTCTCATATCATTCATTCTAACATGTATAAGAAGACCTCGATATTCCTGGATGAAGCAGGGCATCCAATAACTCCCAAGGGGTCAATCGGAATCaccattaattttttgttaaaagaacaaagaaaaatggagTCCAAGACCCCTTCTTTACTCTTCCTTGCTCTCTTTTGCATCTTCTCTTCAACCTCTACGGCTTTCAACATCACCAGGATTCTTTCTAACTACCCCGACTTTAGCACCTTCAACAGTCTCCTTACTCAAACTGGCCTCGCCCAACAAATCAACAGCCGCCAAACCATCACCGTCCTTGCCGTCAGTAACGGTGCTATCGGTGGTGTTTCTGGCAAACCAGTTGACATTGTCAAGAGGATATTGAGTGCCCATGTCATTCTTGATTACTATGATCAAAAGAAgcttgaaaatattaaaaaacagaGCAGCATTCTTACAACTCTGTATCAGACAACTGGAAGTGCAAACGATCAACAAGGTTTCTTAAATGTTACAAAGACTCCTAATGGAATCGTGTTTGGGTCTGCGGTGAAGGGTGCTCCTCTAACTGTATCTCTTGAAGGATCAGTGGCTTCACAGCCTTACAACATTTCGGTGCTTCAAGTAGGCGGTGTTATTGAGGCTCCAGGGATCGAGAACATGGCTCCTCCACCGCCTCCTGCTCCAAAGACAGCATCTGCTCCTGCTCCTGCTCCAACATCAGCTAAGACTCCCGCCGAGGCGCCTGCACCTGCCGCTGAGGAACCAGCTGCTGATGATGCACCAACCGAGGCACCTACTCCTGCTGCAGAAGCACCTAACGCTGATGCACCCCTTAGCTCTCCTCCACAGCCTAACTCAACGCCTGCTGATGAGACACCGGCTGCTGCACCTGCTCACTCAGGTTCCTCACGTTTGCATGTAGACGGTGTTGTTGCGGTTGCCATGGGATTGGTGGCATGCATGATGGGTTTCTAAGCTTTTCACAAAATCTTTTCTGGAAAATGAGTGATGTAAATCCTTTTCTATCTGTAATCATCCCTTTTCTACTTCAACTCTATGTAAGATCctcattcttttgtttttaatacGGGCATACTTTGTTTTGCCTGATTTAAAAACTGCCAAACTTAGGGATTCAAATTTGTCAGGACTTCATTCGTTTTATCCAATTCAACATGCCAATGTAATTCTATATTGCATCTAGAAACCTTAAATCGAACCTTCCTAGGCCATTCATTTATCATTTTACTTGATGCTTTCGATTGAAAGTAAACACAATCTCAGTGCAATTCATTGAGGATCAAAAAGTGCTACCAAGCGTCAAATTGGTATACACGAAACGTTTTCCTTTCTGCTTCAGTATTCTGGTAAACTTGTTTTGCATTGAGCATGCAGGACATTGCTTGACTGATAAAATCACCACCAGAAGCCTATCTCTGGCAGCCTTTCAACTTTCACTGCCAAGTTAGATTTTCAAGACACCAAAAAGCAACAAGAATATGATATCATAGAGCAAAAGTTATCATCCACAAATAGCaaaatcatttaaagaagaaaacctCATGGGTGGCACTTCAAAAATCACAGAGTGACTAAATCTGATGATTTTGCTTTCAGATGGTAGCAGACAAGCTTGAATATCTGTTCCAGAGACAACCTGATAGGTTACATGAGCTTTAGCATTATCCCAAAATCACTtcacttaaaatttatattgatgacAGTAACAAGttgagaaatataaaaaaaaacaattaagaaATACGCTCAAAAATTCATAGGGAGGTCATGTCATATCAATTGCAATGCGTAACAACATTAAGGGGCTATGCTGAATATCCAAAGGAGCTGTTCATAGGGATGACGGCCTTGCATCACAAAAACAATAGAAGCATTGTTTGTAAAATCAACAGATATCAGTTCAAATATTTCCATTTCAGAATCATGTTAGCTTGGTTAACTTCCAACTCCACACAAAAAGACTTTCTGCAACCAAAATAAACCAGCAGGGGTTGCATCATCATTTGATCTTGTCAATTATATCTGAGATGACTTTTTTCATATCAAGATCCTTCATTGGCTTAAACGGTCGTTTCATGCCCTGCAAAAGTTTAAAAAGCAAAACTTAGACTACAGCAGCGACAATCTAGTTTTGGTAATATTTAGGCAATATATATGATGCTACACGCAGAGTTGCAAGAATTTGGCATCTGccacaataaataaattaatgttgaGGTAACAACCCAAGCAACAGGAGAATACTGGTGCTTTTAAGTTAAGTAGCATTATCATCAGAATTTTTGTCAAATCATTTGCAACTTCAAgtcatcaataatattatctgACCATTTATATTCAACCCTAAGATCTTTAACTACAACATTAACTTCACTGCACAGAGATAAAAAGGCTGACAACAAATCATAAACAATTTCACGGTGAAACAGTAGATACAAATGCTAAGTATCATGTGCATCCCAAACCAATCATGCAggctaaatttattaatacctGACAGAAAACATACTTGTGCAGGTTTAAGATTGAAAAGAATACTATGtggaacaaaataaaacaaatggTCTGCAAATGGATAATACTGGTGTAAGCTTTACCAGAAGAGTGATGAACTTCTCTCCACCTTCCTTCCGTATTTCAAAGCAACCCTTTCTAGGCTGTTGAAAGAAATTAGGTATCAACTTAAAAGAAACATCTATACCAAAGTAACTTGCACATAATTAAGCAGATATTTCTTACACAAAGTAAGGAGGCTTATCACATGCAAAACAAGTATTCACAGACATACACTGGCAAAAACACTTCAGCCAAAGACAATGAAATAGCGTTTTTGCAAATATATCTATGTCTCTTTTCAGAAGATATATATTCACAAAAGATATCAGTGGCCAGGCATCTTTTTATTCGTTGAAATCTATATATAGTTTTGCCAGAGTCGATCTCAAGCAACATTCATAATAAAGCTTCAATGATGGCACATTTTACAATTGTATCATAAAGAGCTCAACATCCAAACAATGTCATGGAAGATACGATCAATGAGTTAGTAAAGACATCCAGACCGTAGGTTTTATGATAAATATCCagagaaaaattcaaaataaggTCAATACATGAAGTCAGCCCATCGAAAGTAAGCACCAAAAGTCAACTTTGCAGCAATTAAATGAAATGGCATTTTCCAATGATTTCagtatatataaatcttttcCTATGTTGGCGACTTCAAGCAACTGAGGCAGTGAATTATATCTATGGCTTTCCCATAAAAACAAAAGGCTGAATAACAgattcaattattaaaaagccAGCAAGTGAAGCTAATAACGTTAGCAAATATACCTTATCAGGATTAAGAAGAACAATGACACTAGGAAGAGCAGCTTCTAAACCATTCTTCACCTGAGTAGCGCTTGTCTTAAATGACCTGCACTGTGTGCTACAATAAGCACCAAATTGGTTAGATCTAATATATGACGAAAAACAACATTAACCAGGCACGTGTAGCAAAAACCAGACGCACAATTCGTGTAGTAATGACCCTCATTATCAAAACAGTTGAATATAATGAACATAACAGATTTAATCATAAACCTCTTTGCAAAGACATGGTATATAACTAAACTCAATCCCATGGAACCAAACCTTAACCAGAAACAGAGTATCTTCATTCATGTCCTTAAATTGTTAAAGACGATATAAATCACCAAAAAAATAGTGATATTATTGAAGAAATAGAAAAGCCTTGATATCAGTCATTCTTCAGAGATTGAAGAGGCTTTCCCTGTGTAGGAAATCACCAGTTTaaaaatttttttcttttcttttcaaaaatatcaattattgaAATAGTTATTGCATCATTATAATGTGAAAAATGGTAatgaacataaataaaactagcAAGAAAGTATCAAAAGCCAAGCATCGTCACAATCTAGCTTGATACTGGATGGGGGattttagaggaaagaaaTACAGGGTATAACACGAGGTGACAGGAAAAATCAAGTTTTCTCTGAAAACAAACAAGGGATAAAAGAAGACATTTTTTGTACCAGCAATTTGCCCCATGGCTTTCCTTTTAACGGTGCTCTCATCAGCCAATTTGTCATGGAGTCTTTCCtcaggaaagaaaagaaaagaaagaaagaggtcCCTAGATCTTGAACTTTTCTCTCATGTCCTTCACTTACAACAAACGCAGAAATCAGAAGCGAACAACAACCACCAAgtcctaattttttttcaacaaTAAAAAACCCTAACTCCACTCTTATATACTTACCCAGAGTTTCAGCTGTAATGAGGAGTAGAAACTAAAGCAAAACACTCTCAAATCAAATATTAACTTCTAACTTTCTCGTGAACCAAAACCGACGAAACCggaaaagagaaaggaaagagcTTACCAGTGTTCAATCACAATGGTCTTCTTATTCTCACCGTCAGCAGTTTCTTGTTCCTGCTCTTCAACGTTATCAGCCTCCTCCGTCTTCTTCACAgactcctctttcttttcagcCTTCTTGTGGTCTGCTGCTGCTACTttcccctttttcttcttcggCAACTCGGCAGCTGGCGCGGCCGGCCTTGACTTCGCTAGCCGAGCAGAGCTCCGAGTCACTCTTTTCGTCGTCACCGCCGCCGTAGCATCATCTGCTGCTTCAGACTTTCGCTTCCTGGGAGCCATAGTCCGTACAGATGattactttctctctcttgctctctctctccctcttctttctttctctaatttttttttttttctcttgtcTGTGACACAGGCGTTTCTGTACGTGACGGGCATCCAGTTCGTTTTCCCGCGCTTTTGGTTGAGTGGATTTCGAGCGGACGGTGTTGATTTAGTGTGTGATGGTGGATGAGCGAAGGGATGTGACTGTACGTTATTGAAAAGATGTGGATTACAGATTGAAAGGCTGAGATGGTGGCACGTGCGATGATTTTAGTCTAGGGCGCAGTATGTGCGATGCATAAACCGATAGGCCAATAATCGAAAGGTCAAGTATTATCTATATTCACTCCCACAACTATGGGATGCGTCTTCTGCTACTGGATGTTTTAACAGTTGAAGTTTAAagattatatatttcataattactTTATAcatgttctttttttaataataattttaaatacacTTCTAATTCATTATCATTATGTGCTATTATAATATTaccattttttctttatcagacattattatattatataattacttgTAGGTTTTAATTAAGGggatttgaatttttcaaacTTAAATTCAGtcacaattaaaaaataatattatatatttttataaatagataaataattaatactaaaaatagtaaattatttcaaatttaagtttctagaaatgtaaaaaatatacatattgtcgaaatataaaatttttttgccAGACTTTagaatcaaatttatttacagaaattttttatgagaagtattaaaaaatattttatttttagaacaTTTATTGTtctataattcaaattttaatatagttacTAAGAATAAATAGTTAGCATCTCTTaggataattataaattttgataatttattaagtgttatattgaaaaatatcaattatgattattaaatttagaaatcaaATGATTGCAAACATCGTGGGTCAAATTGCAACTACCCTTTAATTCAATGGAAATTTTACTGAAACACACAGACATTATTTAGAtactatcttttttatttgtcttttttgtgtgtttattgtaatatttgatttcccttcaaataaaattgcaATGATTAATGTGACCAAGTCATTTGAAAGGTCAAGACtataaatattctattattgTGATCCGATGGCATAAGACATATATGGAAATAAAAGCGAGAAAAAGAATCAATTATGTTTAGTCTAAACAGGATTAAGAACTCTAATTTCATGATCGCATGAAGCAAACAAAATGTGTAACGGTATCCGGTCTTACattctaattctataaatcaattacGAGCAAACAAATCTAAAAGAATACTGTATTGTATGTGCAGAAGAATCCTAAATGGTCGTATAATTAGAGAAAAGGAACAATAATTTATCAAGAGTTTCTGGGTAGAACTTTCTAGCAAATAAGTAGCAGGGTCGCCTCATTCCATTCCACAAACAGGGTCCTGTCACCACTGCCTTCTGCACttgcaattcaattatgtttTCAGGACAAACACATATCAAGTATTGCAACAACCAACTCTTTAAGTCTATTTATATACCTTTTCATCACTCGTAAGATGCAAGGCCACGTCTGTAGACTGCAAATGATAACACAATTCCATCAAGTTTCTATTCTGCTGGTTATATAATCAGAACAAATATACTAAGATTATAGCATTAAAATACCGTAATGTTTTTAAGGAGTTCGTAAGTAACATCGCGGGCCCTATATGCTTTAGGATGCCACTTTCTTTCAGACCAGTCGACGTGTGTTACTGACCACTTAGCAATGCCGTCAGGATCGATCATCTTTTGAAGACAcaaggattaaaaattaatgtcaGTCACGAAATCATTCAAGGACCCAGAAAAGAATCCATTTCGCGAATACAATAAGATTTAATACGGTCTAATTTGGTGGACTAACGTGAAAAAGGGTTGGCAAATAATGCTCGTCTGCGTAGCAATTGCGTCCGTCCATGTTGGGCTGCGAAACTCAAGAAtacaatttcaattaaattggGCAGAATCAGCTAAAGGGTATGCATACAATACAAGATTAACGTTACCTTGCAGTAGAGCCTAAATTTTGTGTAATACAGGAAGTCTGACATGATGATGATAGCATGCTGCCGCTTCATGGTGAACCACTGCAGAAACGCTAATATTAATCGgcttttatatttgttttccTTGCTAATACAAGAAAATCTTATTCCTTTGTCTTTACATCTAATGCCAGAGGATTCAACCAATtctcataataataatgtgtCTATTTTATACACACCTGTGAACCTTTTCGAAAATCCTTTTTTTCAACCTCAGGAAGCATACGCTCTGAATATCGTCCACTTCCATCAGGACCAAGGTCCTCGAAACTATATGCATAAACGAGACTCGATCAGAATAAGTATCGTGGTTAAGCCTCTTAATTTAAACCAGAATAACAAGCTTACCTGTCAATATAGCTAATATTTGTGAACATCAAGTAATTATATACATAGTCAAATGCATGCAGTGGCACACAGctgaaaacaaacaaacaaacaaaaaagagaaatcagAGACATGATTTTCATGACAGTCAACGTTTGTAGAGAATACTTTTGCACATTTGAGTTACCTATCAGAGAGCAGGACGAATTGTTGGTTATCAGGATCTAAAAGTGCATGAGCCAGTAGCCTCTTCTCTGCTTCAACCATGGAAATTTTTCCCCATTCCACCTACCAAGTTATTTGTACAATGGCAATAGTTGTTATGTTTTGACAGTAAAAGAAGGTTGGACATGCGGAGGGCATTGTTccatttaatataatatcaagtgAAGCATATGATATTGTACCTTGTCACTGCGAATATCTCGACCAACAAAATAACGACTGACATGAAGAGGTTTTTCTCTAGAAGCATGTACATACACCGAGAATCTATCCTCATGCCCCTGTCAGTTTGCAAattaaaagttgaaaaatagcGAACTTTGGAGCCTGACTAATTTGTATCCTGGAGACAGAAAGATCAAGTAATTTAAGAAAGGGCTTACGTAAAAGAACTTTTCCCAGAGTCTCTCGAATGGTAAAGAGCCAGGAGTCAGAAACATAAAAGCGATTTTGGGGTTATTAGATTGGATATGAGGCATCTTGAGAATTTCACGAATTACAACCTGAGCTACGGTCTCATCATCACTTAATTCTCTGGACGGAACAAACTGAGGCTTTTGGTAAAAGTTACAGGTGCTTGAAGGAAAGAAATAACAGGCTGCGGAGCTTCTTGGTCTGAACACAGAGGCACCTATCAAAAAAATGCTCACCAGAAACACCGTTAGAATTACCCATATTGGCTTCTTGTTCTTCAGATGCGTCCTCTGTCTGTAGCCCGGCATTACCATAGTGTCTCTCATGATGCTGCCctgtataaaaaatttaatctctaattatttcattaactCGCACGGACTTCTCAAACAACAAAACAATCTTCAAATTCTAAAGGAAAAAGATCAGAGAACAGAATATAATAAGAGCAGATTGATgtgttaaataaataagaagaagGGAGAGAAAACACGAACCTGTTCAGCAAAAGGATCGAAATTCAGCTGATGTATAAGAGATTCATGAATAAATCATAGAATTTGAAGATTCAATTACAATGACAATCAACAACTTGTTAACTAGTTATAGTCAGTACGTGTTAGCTCTCTCCTTATTTTGtgactcttcttcttcttctttttaaaaaattgtaatttacaaaaaatgaAAGCTTGCCCATTTTCTGTTATGTTGTTA is a window encoding:
- the LOC8282070 gene encoding fasciclin-like arabinogalactan protein 3 encodes the protein MYKKTSIFLDEAGHPITPKGSIGITINFLLKEQRKMESKTPSLLFLALFCIFSSTSTAFNITRILSNYPDFSTFNSLLTQTGLAQQINSRQTITVLAVSNGAIGGVSGKPVDIVKRILSAHVILDYYDQKKLENIKKQSSILTTLYQTTGSANDQQGFLNVTKTPNGIVFGSAVKGAPLTVSLEGSVASQPYNISVLQVGGVIEAPGIENMAPPPPPAPKTASAPAPAPTSAKTPAEAPAPAAEEPAADDAPTEAPTPAAEAPNADAPLSSPPQPNSTPADETPAAAPAHSGSSRLHVDGVVAVAMGLVACMMGF
- the LOC8282071 gene encoding selenoprotein H, with translation MAPRKRKSEAADDATAAVTTKRVTRSSARLAKSRPAAPAAELPKKKKGKVAAADHKKAEKKEESVKKTEEADNVEEQEQETADGENKKTIVIEHCTQCRSFKTSATQVKNGLEAALPSVIVLLNPDKPRKGCFEIRKEGGEKFITLLGMKRPFKPMKDLDMKKVISDIIDKIK
- the LOC8282072 gene encoding glycosyltransferase BC10 isoform X2; protein product: MRDTMVMPGYRQRTHLKNKKPIWVILTVFLVSIFLIGASVFRPRSSAACYFFPSSTCNFYQKPQFVPSRELSDDETVAQVVIREILKMPHIQSNNPKIAFMFLTPGSLPFERLWEKFFYGHEDRFSVYVHASREKPLHVSRYFVGRDIRSDKVEWGKISMVEAEKRLLAHALLDPDNQQFVLLSDSCVPLHAFDYVYNYLMFTNISYIDSFEDLGPDGSGRYSERMLPEVEKKDFRKGSQWFTMKRQHAIIIMSDFLYYTKFRLYCKPNMDGRNCYADEHYLPTLFHMIDPDGIAKWSVTHVDWSERKWHPKAYRARDVTYELLKNITSTDVALHLTSDEKKAVVTGPCLWNGMRRPCYLFARKFYPETLDKLLFLFSNYTTI
- the LOC8282072 gene encoding glycosyltransferase BC10 isoform X1; this translates as MEIEGSIMRDTMVMPGYRQRTHLKNKKPIWVILTVFLVSIFLIGASVFRPRSSAACYFFPSSTCNFYQKPQFVPSRELSDDETVAQVVIREILKMPHIQSNNPKIAFMFLTPGSLPFERLWEKFFYGHEDRFSVYVHASREKPLHVSRYFVGRDIRSDKVEWGKISMVEAEKRLLAHALLDPDNQQFVLLSDSCVPLHAFDYVYNYLMFTNISYIDSFEDLGPDGSGRYSERMLPEVEKKDFRKGSQWFTMKRQHAIIIMSDFLYYTKFRLYCKPNMDGRNCYADEHYLPTLFHMIDPDGIAKWSVTHVDWSERKWHPKAYRARDVTYELLKNITSTDVALHLTSDEKKAVVTGPCLWNGMRRPCYLFARKFYPETLDKLLFLFSNYTTI